One genomic region from Methanobacterium sp. encodes:
- a CDS encoding AEC family transporter, translated as MNSIETIIPIIIMIILGYFLKRINILRPDDANILNKIVIYIAIPSLIFIAMYDFDITILPSIIPITFICLIIGIISGTLAYIFSKIRNYDQKTRWSTVITSAMFNSGFLGYPVVLGVFGQEGLVRAIFYDMGSMILFIAFGIFFSIIFAEKYSSILKRALIFPPLWAIALGIFLNFINFNIGLLASNTLNYLSGAAIPLIMISLGLSLEFRGIKENIEAVFSVSIIKLLIAPFLAFFIVLILGIGGLEKQVTIIEAAMPSAMLCLVLAITYDLDIKTAAACIFATTILSLTTIPLILVLLS; from the coding sequence ATGAATTCCATTGAAACTATCATTCCCATTATAATAATGATCATCCTGGGATATTTTCTGAAAAGGATCAATATTCTAAGGCCTGATGATGCTAACATCTTAAATAAGATTGTAATTTACATCGCAATACCTTCACTAATATTTATTGCAATGTATGACTTTGATATAACTATTTTACCATCCATTATACCTATCACATTTATATGTTTAATTATAGGAATAATAAGTGGGACATTAGCCTATATATTCTCTAAAATAAGAAATTATGACCAAAAAACCCGCTGGAGTACTGTTATTACATCAGCCATGTTTAACTCAGGATTTCTTGGATATCCTGTTGTGCTCGGGGTTTTTGGTCAGGAAGGTCTTGTAAGAGCAATTTTCTATGATATGGGTTCAATGATTCTTTTCATTGCATTCGGAATCTTTTTTTCCATAATATTTGCCGAAAAATACTCTTCTATTCTTAAAAGAGCATTGATATTTCCCCCTCTTTGGGCTATAGCCCTGGGAATTTTTTTAAATTTTATAAATTTTAATATCGGACTTTTGGCATCCAATACTCTTAATTACCTAAGTGGCGCTGCAATACCTCTAATCATGATATCTTTAGGGTTATCACTTGAATTTAGAGGAATAAAAGAAAACATCGAAGCCGTGTTTTCAGTTTCTATTATTAAACTGCTAATTGCACCCTTTTTAGCATTTTTTATTGTGTTAATTCTTGGAATAGGAGGTCTTGAAAAGCAGGTGACAATCATCGAAGCCGCCATGCCCTCCGCAATGCTCTGCCTGGTTCTGGCAATTACATATGATCTGGATATTAAAACTGCTGCAGCATGCATATTTGCAACTACAATATTAAGTTTGACCACAATTCCATTAATACTGGTTCTTTTATCTTAG
- the radA gene encoding DNA repair and recombination protein RadA, which yields MVELEDLPNVGEKTAQKLRDAGFADMMRLATATAKELSVKAEIGEGVAEKVIEAARKAESIDFETAFDVMERRKDVGRITCGSSAVDELIGGGIETQSITEVFGEFGSGKSQISHEIAVTVQLPVEKGGLEGECVFIDTENTFRPERIEQIATGFELDPEEVLQKIHIARAFNSSHQILMADKVNELIQSGTNIRLVIVDSLTAHFRAEYVGRESLAVRQQKLNQHLHTLQNIANTYNVAVFVTNQVQARPDAFFGSPTKAIGGHVLGHAATYRIWLKKGLAGKRIARLVDSPHLPEGEAVFKIVTEGITD from the coding sequence ATGGTCGAATTAGAAGATTTACCCAATGTTGGAGAAAAAACTGCCCAAAAGTTAAGAGATGCAGGTTTTGCAGATATGATGAGACTTGCAACAGCAACTGCCAAAGAACTCAGCGTAAAAGCTGAAATCGGTGAAGGAGTCGCTGAAAAAGTTATTGAAGCTGCAAGAAAAGCCGAATCAATTGACTTTGAAACTGCATTTGATGTGATGGAGCGCCGAAAAGATGTAGGGAGAATAACCTGCGGAAGTAGTGCTGTTGATGAACTCATTGGTGGCGGAATCGAAACTCAATCTATAACAGAAGTTTTTGGTGAATTCGGTTCAGGTAAAAGTCAAATATCCCATGAAATTGCAGTTACAGTACAGCTTCCAGTTGAAAAAGGAGGTCTTGAAGGAGAATGTGTATTTATAGATACAGAAAACACTTTCAGACCAGAAAGAATAGAACAAATCGCTACAGGATTTGAACTTGATCCAGAGGAAGTCTTACAGAAAATACACATTGCAAGAGCTTTCAATTCAAGTCACCAGATTTTAATGGCAGATAAGGTTAACGAATTAATTCAAAGTGGAACCAACATTAGACTGGTCATAGTAGATTCTCTGACCGCTCACTTTAGAGCAGAATATGTTGGAAGGGAATCACTTGCAGTAAGGCAGCAAAAACTAAACCAACATCTTCACACATTGCAAAACATTGCAAACACATACAATGTAGCAGTATTTGTTACAAATCAGGTGCAAGCAAGACCTGATGCATTCTTTGGAAGTCCAACTAAGGCTATTGGTGGTCACGTGCTTGGTCACGCTGCAACCTACAGAATCTGGCTTAAAAAAGGACTTGCTGGAAAAAGAATTGCAAGGCTTGTAGACAGTCCACACTTACCTGAAGGTGAAGCTGTATTTAAGATAGTAACCGAAGGTATAACTGACTGA